The following proteins come from a genomic window of Methanosarcina sp. MTP4:
- the nadC gene encoding carboxylating nicotinate-nucleotide diphosphorylase, with the protein MLIKDIERFIEEDLGYDDVSCTIVPDEPSEAVIFTKEDCTVAGIREASAIFSYLGVRAKTDLKDGNRLRAGDVIFRLSGGAVSILQGERLALNFLGHLSGIATLTRTCVDITRKHSEHTRVACTRKTTPGIRKFEKRAVVAGGGDPHRFNLSDSVMIKDNHIKLMGIEAAIKAARKTSFTRKIEVEVESAEDAVLAARMGADIVMLDNMQPKEIRNTLKVLEEKGLRGNVLVEASGGISGENLEEYTKTRVDVISMGSLIHRARWIDISLEMVNSGDTENPE; encoded by the coding sequence ATGCTTATAAAAGATATCGAACGCTTTATAGAGGAAGATCTGGGATATGACGATGTTTCATGCACCATCGTGCCTGATGAACCTTCAGAAGCGGTTATATTCACAAAAGAAGATTGTACTGTTGCCGGAATAAGGGAAGCTTCGGCAATCTTTTCTTACCTTGGAGTCCGGGCCAAAACCGATCTGAAAGACGGGAACAGGCTCCGAGCGGGAGACGTTATTTTCCGATTGAGTGGGGGAGCGGTTTCCATTCTACAAGGAGAACGACTGGCCCTTAACTTTCTCGGGCACCTGAGCGGGATTGCAACGCTTACCCGGACCTGCGTGGACATTACCAGGAAGCATTCGGAGCACACCAGGGTGGCATGCACGAGAAAGACCACGCCTGGGATCCGAAAATTTGAGAAGAGGGCTGTTGTTGCCGGAGGAGGGGACCCGCACAGGTTCAACCTCTCGGACTCAGTCATGATAAAAGACAACCATATCAAACTCATGGGAATCGAAGCCGCAATAAAAGCAGCCAGAAAGACGAGCTTTACCCGGAAAATAGAGGTAGAGGTAGAATCCGCAGAAGACGCAGTTCTGGCTGCAAGGATGGGCGCGGACATAGTCATGCTAGACAATATGCAGCCGAAAGAAATCCGAAACACCCTGAAAGTACTGGAAGAAAAAGGGCTGAGAGGTAACGTTCTGGTCGAAGCCTCGGGAGGGATTTCCGGAGAGAACCTTGAAGAGTACACAAAAACCAGGGTAGATGTCATATCAATGGGTTCCCTAATCCACCGGGCCAGATGGATAGACATCAGCCTTGAAATGGTTAATTCGGGGGATACGGAGAATCCGGAATAA
- a CDS encoding BatD family protein, with amino-acid sequence MKLKRIHIPVLCAFFILLMLGGAASARADVYEGDIEEGDGYQLNNYVIEITDVFVEANTASYYVYEREKKVEDGLLDINESFEFDFDDDGEVQMRLKSVHAGVVPRATVEITISNYNIGDLYINDLVDGGHSAADFAGDPEIEITKKVDQSEIEIGETITVTVNAKNTGNDAANNVLFTDPKQEHFVLEKTTYEVTGAIPEIDVGESIPVYIYELKATEAGTYDLKPVTASYTNSASQAYQSSSNTPTITISEGNKKSAQIETSMDLDLTSVERNGKIISTIILRNTGDAAAKAVRLDISLPQGLEYEGGDEDIELIGGNPRIYIDTLQANNDKEYSYALKANEVGTYTIAGELSYEYNNEVDTENIKESAEVKTSSIYVTKGKFDYLFEQPVYVYIIPLLILGAVGVHIYRKHKEYKY; translated from the coding sequence TTGAAACTAAAAAGGATCCATATACCTGTTCTATGTGCATTTTTCATCCTGCTGATGCTCGGCGGCGCGGCATCGGCCAGAGCGGACGTATATGAAGGGGATATCGAAGAAGGAGACGGGTACCAGCTGAACAACTACGTGATTGAAATCACGGATGTCTTTGTGGAAGCAAATACCGCCTCTTATTATGTGTACGAAAGGGAAAAGAAAGTTGAAGACGGGCTGCTGGACATAAATGAGAGTTTCGAATTTGATTTCGACGACGACGGAGAAGTCCAGATGCGCCTGAAGTCCGTACACGCAGGAGTAGTACCCAGAGCCACGGTCGAGATTACGATATCCAACTACAACATAGGAGACCTCTACATAAATGATCTCGTCGACGGAGGACATTCTGCGGCAGACTTTGCAGGGGACCCCGAAATTGAAATAACAAAAAAGGTTGACCAATCCGAAATCGAGATAGGGGAAACCATAACCGTGACGGTTAACGCAAAGAATACCGGAAATGATGCCGCAAATAATGTGTTATTTACGGACCCAAAGCAGGAACACTTCGTCCTGGAAAAGACAACGTACGAAGTCACGGGTGCGATCCCGGAAATCGACGTAGGGGAATCAATACCGGTATACATATATGAGTTAAAGGCAACAGAAGCAGGGACCTATGACCTCAAACCGGTCACTGCAAGTTACACCAACAGTGCATCTCAGGCTTACCAGTCAAGTTCGAATACTCCTACGATAACCATAAGCGAGGGGAATAAAAAGAGCGCCCAGATAGAAACTTCAATGGACTTGGACCTGACGTCCGTAGAAAGAAACGGAAAAATTATCTCAACCATCATCCTCAGGAATACCGGTGATGCTGCCGCAAAGGCTGTCCGGCTGGACATCTCGCTCCCTCAGGGTCTCGAATATGAAGGAGGAGATGAGGACATAGAGCTCATAGGCGGGAACCCCAGGATATATATCGACACTCTCCAGGCAAACAACGATAAAGAGTACAGCTATGCATTAAAGGCAAACGAAGTGGGTACCTACACCATTGCAGGAGAGCTTTCGTACGAGTATAACAACGAAGTGGACACCGAAAATATAAAAGAAAGTGCAGAAGTGAAAACCTCCAGCATTTACGTGACAAAAGGTAAGTTCGATTACCTCTTTGAACAGCCTGTGTACGTATACATAATCCCCCTCCTGATCCTTGGAGCAGTCGGTGTGCACATCTACAGAAAGCACAAAGAATACAAATACTAA
- a CDS encoding cell division protein FtsZ has translation MLNILVIGNGQCGNRILDSVNKHAFGGGKSGKLVKFYSKQKFKSNVQTIAFNTAVNDLKEMKFTKAKDRVHIPHLHGVGANRNIGKKVFEEKKEMIMRQIEEKGNFDIAFVVTSASGGTGSSFTPLLVKEMKERYDYPVYCIVVLPFREEGTLYLQNAAFSLRELRQSGADGVILADNQYLKNIGGSIQEAYNGINDMIAERLLFLLDALDSEMMMVTDLGDFKTVMSGGAGLATIGFFRAEKEMPIKTAIQNALSPSGLLFSTDVYDEASRAMVIIKGDRKFLSIDDISSEIEKLSGAVGHVFKGIVVRNGEFPQVLSVLTLESAHELEELYSVAVQAIHHEKAKKQRVEEGAELDKTFSQLEGLEPEY, from the coding sequence TTGCTCAACATACTGGTGATAGGAAACGGGCAGTGTGGAAACAGAATCCTTGATTCTGTCAACAAACATGCATTCGGCGGGGGTAAAAGCGGCAAGCTTGTCAAATTTTACTCCAAGCAAAAGTTTAAGAGTAACGTGCAAACCATCGCCTTCAACACTGCTGTCAATGACTTAAAAGAAATGAAATTCACAAAAGCAAAGGACAGAGTTCATATCCCCCACCTGCATGGCGTCGGTGCAAACCGGAACATAGGAAAGAAGGTGTTTGAAGAGAAAAAAGAGATGATCATGCGCCAGATCGAAGAGAAGGGCAATTTCGATATCGCCTTTGTGGTAACCTCGGCTTCCGGCGGCACAGGTTCTTCTTTTACCCCCCTCCTCGTAAAGGAGATGAAAGAGCGCTATGATTATCCGGTTTACTGCATCGTGGTCCTGCCTTTCAGGGAAGAAGGCACACTCTACCTCCAGAACGCGGCATTCTCTCTCCGGGAACTCCGCCAGAGCGGAGCGGACGGGGTCATCCTTGCGGACAACCAGTACCTGAAAAACATCGGCGGCAGCATCCAGGAAGCCTACAACGGGATCAACGACATGATCGCCGAGCGCCTGCTCTTCCTCCTCGACGCCCTGGACAGTGAAATGATGATGGTAACAGACCTCGGGGACTTTAAAACGGTCATGAGCGGAGGTGCAGGCCTGGCGACAATCGGCTTTTTCAGGGCTGAAAAGGAAATGCCGATCAAAACAGCTATCCAGAACGCCCTTTCCCCCTCAGGCCTCCTCTTTTCCACAGACGTCTATGATGAAGCCAGCAGGGCAATGGTCATCATCAAGGGTGACCGGAAATTCCTGAGCATAGACGATATCTCAAGCGAAATAGAGAAACTTTCCGGAGCTGTAGGACATGTTTTCAAGGGCATAGTCGTGCGGAACGGCGAATTCCCCCAGGTTCTTTCGGTCCTCACCCTGGAATCCGCCCACGAACTTGAAGAACTCTACAGTGTAGCCGTCCAGGCCATTCATCATGAAAAAGCGAAAAAGCAGAGGGTAGAGGAAGGAGCCGAACTGGACAAAACCTTTTCCCAGCTCGAAGGCCTTGAACCCGAATACTAA
- a CDS encoding ABC transporter ATP-binding protein, translating to MLEVQNLGFDYGTREILRGIDFGVLPGEVMVVLGPNGVGKSTLLRCINSILKPKRGLVMVQGENLHTLARDEVAKRLGYVAQRSETGRLTAFDAILLGRKPRIGWSVKARDREIVEETVNALGLEDLALRYIDQLSGGELQKVAIARALVQEPELILLDEPTSNLDLKNQVDILDTIRGIAKAQGISVVLTMHDINMALRYADSFLIIRNGKIYARGGPEIITPEVIETVYGLPVMVESFNGFRLVIPIS from the coding sequence ATGCTTGAAGTTCAAAATCTTGGGTTTGATTACGGTACAAGGGAAATTTTGAGAGGTATTGATTTCGGAGTCCTGCCCGGAGAAGTAATGGTCGTGCTTGGCCCTAACGGGGTCGGGAAGTCCACGCTTCTCCGCTGCATAAATTCGATCCTGAAGCCGAAGAGGGGGCTTGTTATGGTGCAGGGGGAAAACCTGCATACCCTTGCCAGGGATGAGGTCGCAAAGCGGCTCGGCTATGTCGCCCAGCGCTCGGAAACGGGAAGGCTTACCGCCTTTGATGCGATTCTTCTGGGCCGCAAGCCCCGGATTGGCTGGAGCGTGAAAGCCCGGGACCGGGAAATCGTTGAGGAAACGGTAAACGCACTGGGCCTCGAAGACCTGGCTCTTCGCTACATCGACCAGTTGAGCGGGGGTGAACTTCAAAAGGTGGCAATTGCAAGAGCCCTTGTCCAGGAGCCCGAACTCATTCTCCTTGACGAACCCACCAGCAACTTGGACCTCAAAAACCAGGTAGATATCCTGGATACCATCCGGGGGATCGCAAAAGCCCAGGGCATCTCCGTGGTCCTGACCATGCACGACATCAACATGGCCCTCCGCTACGCTGACAGTTTTCTTATCATCAGGAACGGGAAAATCTATGCCAGGGGAGGCCCTGAAATTATCACCCCCGAAGTTATCGAAACAGTATACGGCCTACCGGTTATGGTGGAGTCTTTTAACGGTTTCAGGCTTGTAATCCCGATAAGTTAA
- a CDS encoding iron ABC transporter permease has product MNKVNESGVKLGGDSVSSAYSRYIGRKFTFIFLSILLLILLFLHSIAVGAANVSVMDVARVLLGEDLGNSNTIIWQIRLPRALTAIVAGIGLSVAGVSLQSILRNPLGSPYTLGISHAAAFGAAFSVIVLGSGTMRSTGADAVMLNNPYITTAVAFLFSMLTTFILLAIAKYKGASPEVMILTGVALSSLFTAGTMFLQYFADDVQLAAVVFWTFGDVGRADWGDLAIISAVVLPSLLYFYLNCWNYNAIDAGDETAKGLGVDVEKIRLWGMLAASLVTAFIVAFLGVIGFVGLVCPHISRRFVGDDQRFLLPASCLVGGLLLLASDTAARMMMAPHVLPVAILTAFMGAPLFLYLLVRGYRH; this is encoded by the coding sequence ATGAATAAGGTAAACGAATCCGGGGTAAAATTAGGGGGAGATTCGGTTTCTTCTGCCTACTCCAGGTATATAGGGAGGAAATTCACATTTATTTTCCTCTCAATTCTTCTGCTGATCCTGCTCTTTCTTCATTCAATAGCTGTGGGGGCTGCAAATGTCTCCGTTATGGATGTCGCAAGAGTGCTTCTAGGGGAAGACCTGGGCAATTCGAACACGATTATCTGGCAGATCCGGCTGCCCAGGGCTCTCACCGCGATTGTGGCAGGGATAGGGCTTTCGGTTGCCGGGGTTTCCCTGCAGTCCATTCTCAGGAACCCACTGGGCTCGCCTTACACCCTGGGAATCTCGCATGCTGCTGCTTTTGGAGCGGCTTTTTCCGTAATCGTACTCGGTTCGGGCACCATGCGGAGCACCGGGGCGGATGCGGTAATGCTGAACAACCCGTATATCACCACCGCCGTTGCCTTCCTTTTCTCAATGCTTACTACCTTCATACTGCTGGCGATTGCAAAGTATAAGGGGGCTTCTCCCGAAGTGATGATTCTAACCGGGGTTGCTCTTTCTTCCCTTTTTACGGCAGGGACGATGTTCCTTCAGTATTTTGCGGATGATGTCCAGCTTGCGGCGGTTGTTTTCTGGACTTTCGGGGATGTAGGCCGGGCTGACTGGGGGGACCTTGCGATCATCTCGGCAGTTGTACTTCCTTCACTGTTGTATTTCTACCTGAACTGCTGGAATTACAATGCTATTGACGCCGGGGACGAGACTGCCAAAGGGCTCGGAGTGGATGTGGAAAAGATCCGGCTCTGGGGTATGCTCGCAGCTTCCCTGGTGACTGCATTTATTGTTGCTTTTCTTGGTGTTATTGGTTTTGTGGGGCTTGTCTGCCCGCACATCTCCCGTCGTTTCGTGGGGGATGACCAGCGTTTCCTGCTCCCGGCTTCCTGCCTTGTGGGCGGGCTTTTGCTGCTTGCGTCGGACACCGCAGCCCGGATGATGATGGCGCCTCATGTGCTTCCCGTCGCCATCCTGACTGCATTCATGGGAGCGCCCCTTTTTCTCTACCTGCTTGTCAGGGGGTATAGACATTGA
- a CDS encoding iron ABC transporter substrate-binding protein: MIHKKYLCVLLVLVLVAACVSAGCVGSSSESDAGDESGHKAAKSSDASSDTEMITITDGLGRTVTVPKNPEKVVCQGAGALRYLCYLGAQDAVVGVEDIELRKDENRRPYAIANPWLQEMPLIGEFRGNTDPEKVVAADPDVIFWTYVPSPADADEFSAKTGIPVVALNCGNLGVYREDMYSSLRIMGEVMDRGERAEEVVEFFDAAIADLESRTADIPDEEKMSVYVGGIAYAGPHGFQSTEPTYPPFMFINAKNVAGEMGTDHADASKEAIMEWNPDILFVDLSTYQTTPSALDELKEDPAYLSLTAVKKGEVYGVLPYNWYSSNHGSVLAASYYVGTVIYPEEFEDIDSVAKADEIYTFLLGQPVYDMMEIGFDGGFGKLSLD, from the coding sequence GTGATTCATAAAAAATATCTGTGTGTTCTCCTCGTACTTGTGCTGGTGGCGGCATGTGTGTCAGCCGGGTGTGTTGGCTCCTCTTCCGAGTCGGATGCCGGGGATGAAAGCGGGCACAAAGCTGCCAAAAGTTCCGACGCCAGTTCGGACACGGAAATGATAACTATAACGGATGGGCTTGGGCGGACGGTAACCGTCCCGAAAAACCCTGAAAAAGTCGTTTGCCAGGGGGCAGGAGCCCTCCGCTATCTTTGCTACCTGGGGGCCCAGGACGCTGTGGTGGGGGTAGAAGATATCGAACTCCGTAAGGACGAAAACCGCCGGCCCTATGCAATCGCAAACCCCTGGCTCCAGGAAATGCCCCTTATCGGGGAATTCCGCGGGAACACCGACCCCGAAAAGGTCGTTGCAGCTGATCCTGATGTGATTTTCTGGACCTATGTGCCTTCTCCCGCTGATGCGGATGAGTTTTCGGCCAAGACCGGCATCCCCGTGGTTGCGCTTAATTGCGGGAACCTCGGAGTCTACCGTGAAGACATGTACAGTTCTCTTCGGATCATGGGAGAAGTCATGGACAGGGGGGAAAGAGCAGAGGAAGTTGTTGAATTCTTTGATGCTGCTATCGCCGACCTGGAGTCCCGGACTGCGGATATCCCTGACGAGGAAAAAATGAGTGTTTACGTGGGTGGAATTGCTTACGCGGGCCCGCACGGTTTCCAGTCCACGGAACCTACCTATCCGCCTTTCATGTTCATAAATGCAAAGAATGTTGCGGGTGAGATGGGTACGGATCACGCCGACGCCTCAAAGGAAGCCATTATGGAATGGAATCCTGACATTCTTTTCGTTGACCTGTCTACCTACCAGACAACACCTTCGGCTCTTGACGAGCTTAAGGAGGACCCTGCTTACCTGAGCCTGACTGCGGTGAAGAAGGGAGAGGTCTACGGGGTTTTGCCTTACAACTGGTACTCCTCGAACCACGGCTCGGTGCTTGCCGCGTCTTACTATGTGGGTACCGTGATTTACCCCGAGGAGTTTGAGGATATTGACTCTGTGGCCAAAGCCGATGAGATCTATACCTTCCTGCTGGGTCAGCCTGTATATGATATGATGGAAATCGGTTTCGACGGAGGTTTCGGAAAACTTTCGCTTGATTGA
- a CDS encoding 30S ribosomal protein S15, translated as MAKMHTRSKGKSSSTRPNRTEVPEWCKVSAEEATGVVLDLWKQGVATSEIGMILRDRYGVPDVKLLTGKKITAILKENNVAPNVPEDLYNLIVKALGLRKHLAINKKDVHNKRSLQLTESKIRRLVKYYHQEKVLPKEWLYKPETAEMMITR; from the coding sequence ATGGCTAAAATGCATACAAGAAGTAAAGGTAAGTCTTCATCTACCAGACCCAACAGGACCGAAGTGCCAGAGTGGTGCAAGGTTAGTGCGGAAGAGGCTACCGGAGTAGTGCTTGACCTCTGGAAACAGGGTGTAGCAACCTCAGAAATCGGAATGATCCTGAGGGACCGCTACGGAGTTCCTGACGTGAAACTTCTCACAGGCAAGAAGATCACAGCTATCCTCAAGGAAAACAATGTTGCTCCAAATGTCCCTGAAGACCTCTACAACCTGATCGTCAAGGCCCTCGGACTCAGGAAGCACCTTGCAATTAACAAGAAGGACGTCCACAACAAGCGTTCTCTCCAGCTGACCGAATCCAAGATCCGCAGACTTGTTAAGTACTACCATCAGGAAAAGGTACTCCCCAAGGAATGGCTCTACAAGCCTGAGACCGCTGAAATGATGATTACCAGGTAA